The Rhodopirellula bahusiensis genome has a window encoding:
- a CDS encoding BamA/OMP85 family outer membrane protein, producing the protein MPSRFNRCNLSRHRFLACFVCCLAIACSPNILHAQFGGGGGGMGGGQAQAPAAATKPKFRDHIHNRDGMALRREEGDVVVAAVQLVGNQVISSTDILAELQTRKGRFYSEETVLSDIGRLNDMGSFDHVTFQTEERVTPAPGSNGSVTQKSVLVTFYVRERAMVSKVIYHGDYAMNGRELSGRSGIAEGDPLSEFAIETGKRRLIDYYHEEGFNQVSIVASIGLPGDSNAVVFRINEGPKERIDDIRIEGASIVSESRLKKVIQSRGPMMGIMSYIGNVADMKKIDADVNVLASYYHNLGFLTATVGRRIEYDRTGKWLTIVFVVNEGPRFSIGDVQIVGNEYVTEESLRRRLELKSNDVFSGTKMRKDIGEIVYGYGELGFIYAEVNPKTIMRDENGIVDLVYEITEGDRWKVNSIRVEIDGEPHLMRETTMLNLIEMREGDYIDRRDLETGRNRIERSNLLETNPTIAEPPDIIVKPLEGSLR; encoded by the coding sequence ATGCCGTCTCGATTCAACCGCTGCAATCTTTCAAGACATCGCTTCCTGGCGTGTTTTGTCTGCTGCCTGGCCATCGCCTGCTCACCAAATATCCTCCACGCCCAATTTGGCGGCGGTGGTGGTGGCATGGGTGGCGGCCAAGCTCAAGCGCCCGCAGCCGCAACCAAACCAAAATTTCGCGACCACATCCACAACCGTGACGGCATGGCACTGCGTCGCGAAGAAGGCGATGTTGTTGTTGCCGCAGTCCAACTGGTTGGCAACCAAGTCATCAGCTCCACCGACATCTTGGCGGAATTGCAAACCCGCAAAGGTCGTTTCTACAGCGAAGAAACTGTGCTGTCCGACATCGGTCGTTTGAACGACATGGGATCCTTCGATCACGTCACCTTTCAAACGGAAGAACGCGTCACGCCGGCCCCTGGCTCCAACGGCAGCGTAACACAGAAGAGCGTGTTGGTCACCTTCTACGTTCGCGAACGAGCGATGGTGTCGAAGGTCATTTACCACGGTGACTACGCGATGAACGGCCGCGAATTGTCGGGACGTTCAGGAATCGCCGAAGGCGATCCACTCAGCGAATTTGCGATCGAAACCGGCAAACGTCGATTGATCGACTACTACCACGAAGAAGGCTTCAACCAAGTCTCAATTGTAGCGTCCATCGGTCTGCCCGGTGATTCCAACGCGGTCGTCTTTCGGATCAATGAAGGCCCGAAAGAACGTATCGACGACATTCGTATCGAAGGCGCTTCGATCGTCAGTGAATCGCGTTTGAAGAAGGTCATTCAAAGCCGCGGTCCGATGATGGGCATCATGAGCTACATCGGAAATGTGGCGGACATGAAAAAGATCGACGCCGACGTCAACGTGCTGGCATCGTACTACCACAACCTTGGCTTTCTGACCGCGACGGTTGGACGCCGAATTGAATACGACCGAACCGGCAAATGGCTGACGATCGTGTTTGTGGTCAACGAAGGGCCGCGATTCAGCATCGGTGACGTCCAAATCGTTGGCAACGAGTACGTGACTGAGGAATCACTTCGAAGACGTCTCGAATTGAAATCCAACGATGTCTTCAGCGGCACCAAGATGCGAAAGGACATCGGCGAGATCGTTTACGGCTACGGTGAACTGGGCTTCATCTACGCCGAGGTCAATCCAAAGACGATCATGCGAGACGAGAACGGCATCGTCGATTTGGTTTACGAGATCACCGAAGGCGATCGCTGGAAAGTGAACAGCATTCGCGTGGAAATCGATGGGGAACCTCACCTCATGCGAGAGACCACGATGCTGAACCTGATCGAAATGCGAGAAGGTGACTACATCGACCGACGCGACTTAGAAACCGGCCGCAACCGAATTGAACGCAGCAATTTGCTGGAAACCAATCCAACGATCGCTGAACCGCCGGACATCATCGTGAAGCCGTTGGAGGGATCGCTGAGATGA
- a CDS encoding phosphoenolpyruvate hydrolase family protein: MTHPAPRTMTQTRESILAGFREKQAAGKPIIGGGAGAGISAKCEEEAGIDLIVVYNSGRYRMAGRGSLSGLLPYGNANEIVKGMAPEILTAVKHTPVLAGVCGTDPFLLRDHFLQELKSLGYAGIQNFPTVGLIDGTFRANLEETGMSFQLEIECIAAAHEMDLLTTPYAFDPEQARELTSAGADIIVAHMGLTTSGTIGAQTAMTLDDSVRAVDSIASAARDVRADVLVLCHGGPIAEPDDAQYVMDRCPIDGFYGASSMERLPTERAITNQVRSFVDLKLSR, translated from the coding sequence ATGACTCATCCAGCACCACGCACCATGACTCAGACACGCGAATCCATTCTGGCCGGATTTCGAGAGAAACAGGCGGCCGGCAAACCAATCATCGGCGGTGGAGCCGGTGCCGGCATCTCTGCCAAATGCGAAGAGGAAGCTGGCATCGACTTGATCGTTGTTTACAACTCAGGCCGTTACCGAATGGCGGGACGCGGTTCTCTGTCGGGGTTGCTTCCGTATGGGAACGCCAACGAGATCGTGAAGGGCATGGCGCCCGAAATCCTGACCGCGGTCAAGCACACACCGGTTTTGGCGGGCGTTTGCGGAACCGATCCATTTCTCTTGCGAGATCATTTCTTGCAGGAGCTCAAATCGCTTGGGTACGCCGGCATCCAGAACTTCCCGACGGTGGGGCTGATCGACGGTACGTTCCGAGCCAACCTGGAAGAAACGGGCATGAGTTTCCAGCTGGAAATCGAATGCATCGCGGCGGCTCATGAAATGGATCTTCTGACCACACCGTATGCATTCGACCCGGAGCAAGCACGCGAATTGACGAGCGCGGGAGCTGACATCATCGTCGCTCACATGGGACTGACAACGTCCGGAACGATCGGTGCTCAAACTGCGATGACGCTCGACGACAGTGTCCGCGCCGTCGACTCAATTGCCTCCGCGGCTCGCGATGTTCGCGCGGATGTGTTGGTGCTTTGTCACGGCGGTCCCATCGCAGAACCGGATGACGCTCAGTACGTCATGGACCGTTGTCCGATCGACGGTTTCTATGGCGCGAGTTCGATGGAACGCCTGCCCACTGAACGTGCTATCACCAACCAGGTGCGATCCTTCGTCGATCTGAAACTTTCTCGGTAA
- a CDS encoding Tm-1-like ATP-binding domain-containing protein yields the protein MQPTDSDSVPMVFAIATMDTKGEELSFVAEQLRAQGLSVATVDVGTLDPPTIEPTVTRERVARCNSTTDALNVDDRGQAIDAMSIALQHYLSHEHQSGRVAGVIGLGGTGGTALICPAMAALPIGLPKLMVSTVGGGDVSAFVGGSDILMFPSIVDVAGLNQVSTKILSNAAHALTGMVSIPTPEVKVRPAIGLTMFGVTTTCATAVRLSLEADGLDPLVFHATGTGGRAMDKLVESKMIRGVLDITTTEVADEVVGGIFPAGPTRFDAILKSEVPYVMSLGAVDMVNFRARSTVPEKFSDRLLHVHNPQITLMRTTPEENREIARWIANKVNRSTAEVVILIPEKGVSALDAPGQPFFDPKADEALFSELERCVETTPNRAVRRLPYHINDPEFANALTDAFRTMWNRF from the coding sequence ATGCAACCGACCGACTCTGATTCCGTCCCGATGGTTTTTGCAATCGCAACCATGGACACCAAAGGCGAAGAACTGAGTTTCGTGGCGGAGCAGTTGCGGGCTCAAGGGTTGTCCGTCGCAACGGTCGATGTCGGAACGCTTGACCCGCCAACTATCGAGCCGACTGTCACGCGAGAGCGGGTCGCTCGATGCAATTCGACCACCGACGCTTTGAATGTTGACGATCGCGGCCAAGCCATTGATGCCATGAGCATCGCACTTCAACACTACCTCTCACATGAACATCAATCGGGCCGAGTTGCCGGTGTGATCGGATTGGGAGGCACCGGCGGAACGGCATTGATCTGCCCGGCGATGGCAGCTCTGCCGATCGGGCTTCCCAAGTTGATGGTTTCCACCGTGGGCGGTGGCGATGTTTCCGCGTTTGTTGGCGGCAGTGACATTCTGATGTTCCCATCAATCGTCGATGTCGCGGGACTGAACCAAGTCTCGACCAAGATCCTCTCCAACGCGGCCCACGCTTTGACGGGAATGGTTTCGATCCCAACTCCAGAGGTGAAAGTTCGGCCGGCGATTGGCTTGACCATGTTCGGCGTCACAACGACGTGCGCCACCGCTGTTCGGTTGTCGCTGGAAGCGGACGGATTGGATCCGTTGGTCTTTCACGCGACTGGAACCGGCGGCCGCGCGATGGACAAATTGGTCGAATCGAAAATGATTCGAGGTGTCTTGGACATCACCACGACTGAAGTTGCCGATGAGGTGGTCGGCGGTATCTTCCCAGCGGGACCAACACGTTTCGATGCGATTTTGAAGTCGGAAGTGCCTTACGTGATGAGTTTGGGTGCGGTGGACATGGTGAACTTCCGAGCCCGATCCACCGTGCCGGAAAAGTTCAGCGATCGATTGCTGCATGTTCACAACCCGCAAATCACATTGATGCGAACAACACCGGAAGAGAACCGCGAAATCGCTCGCTGGATCGCCAACAAGGTCAATCGCTCGACTGCCGAAGTGGTGATTCTGATTCCGGAGAAAGGCGTCTCGGCGTTGGATGCTCCTGGCCAACCGTTCTTTGATCCGAAAGCTGACGAAGCACTCTTCAGTGAGCTGGAAAGGTGCGTTGAGACGACTCCCAATCGAGCCGTTCGTCGCTTACCGTATCACATCAATGATCCGGAATTCGCGAATGCGTTGACGGACGCTTTTCGAACGATGTGGAACCGTTTTTGA
- a CDS encoding PAS domain S-box protein, which yields MSELTTTEQQLRLALSMSSMGVIHIDYETGLASADQQAARLFELPPGQQVDRQTVHAKFHPEDAPAINRHVAESLDPNGAGEFSMEHRIIRQNGEVRWLSIRKKVVFEERDGKQTPVSSLLAAVDITHKKNAEDSLKRSQETFENLVQNSPFGIYVVDDTLAMRYVSKGAREVFSQFRPIEGHDFEEIMFTLWREDFAAEIVEHFKHTLKTGEPYQAPAFVENRNDTDQVESYEWEIERTTLPNGQFGVVCYFYDATEHEQVAESIRRREQYFREMTDAAPAMLWVTDTDHSCTFLSRGWQDYTGQSQVEGTGIGWLEMVHPDDRDDARRLIFSALNQRKPFEHDFRLQNADGSYRWAIDAGRPKFGSKGEFEGYIGSVIDVHDRHLAEESLRQRASDIEASESRLRLAAETTGFGTYDITTTGSQDIWSDELFRILGLPPDGIADENRYEMLVHPEDRDQFREALQQSMAADGPDRHSVEFRVIRPDGETRWLVDTGRTFREGIEQDRHVVRRVGTVQDITDRKVFEQSLQRAKQTAEMANRSRGEFLANMSHEIRTPMSAILGHADILNDHLKDPDNLLVVETIRRNGNFLLAIINDILDLSKIDAGKMDLQMQSVRPDTIVGDIRSLMDVRAAEKDLPLKVEFAGPIPETIRTDAIRLRQILLNLLGNAIKFTNDGEVRLHIRYDERSKLLNFDVIDTGVGISPDKLDTLFEPFTQVDSTSTRSYGGTGLGLTICRRLSHALGGQIDVSSQPGKGSRFTLCLKVNASGKLVQPNLNSLPTVEKPQPEIQLSTSVLVVDDRRDIRYLAQHFIEKAGSTVYTATNGQEAIDFIESPDSPPVDLIVMDMQMPVMDGYEATTELRRRKCKLPIIALTANAMKSDREECLAAGCTDYTTKPLDQQKLIQMIARLTT from the coding sequence ATGAGCGAGCTGACCACCACCGAACAACAACTGCGTTTGGCTTTGTCGATGTCGTCCATGGGCGTCATCCACATCGACTATGAGACCGGACTCGCATCCGCCGACCAGCAAGCTGCGCGGTTGTTCGAGCTACCTCCCGGCCAGCAAGTTGATCGGCAGACGGTCCACGCCAAGTTTCATCCCGAGGATGCACCTGCCATTAATCGGCATGTCGCCGAATCACTGGACCCGAATGGTGCGGGTGAATTCTCGATGGAGCATCGCATTATCCGTCAAAACGGAGAAGTGCGTTGGCTCAGCATTCGGAAGAAGGTCGTTTTCGAGGAACGCGACGGGAAACAAACGCCGGTCTCGTCGCTTCTGGCCGCCGTTGACATCACTCACAAAAAGAACGCCGAAGACAGCCTCAAGCGATCACAAGAAACGTTCGAGAACTTGGTTCAAAACAGTCCGTTTGGGATCTACGTTGTCGATGACACGCTGGCGATGCGTTATGTCAGCAAGGGCGCTCGCGAAGTTTTCTCTCAGTTCAGACCGATCGAAGGTCATGACTTCGAGGAAATCATGTTCACGCTTTGGCGTGAGGACTTCGCCGCGGAGATCGTGGAACACTTCAAGCACACACTCAAAACCGGTGAACCCTATCAGGCACCCGCTTTCGTTGAGAATCGAAACGACACCGACCAAGTCGAATCCTACGAATGGGAAATCGAACGCACGACGCTTCCCAACGGCCAATTTGGAGTGGTGTGCTATTTCTACGACGCCACCGAACACGAACAAGTCGCTGAATCCATCCGTCGTCGAGAGCAGTATTTTCGCGAAATGACGGACGCTGCTCCGGCGATGTTGTGGGTGACCGACACCGATCACTCCTGCACATTTCTATCGCGTGGCTGGCAAGACTACACCGGGCAATCTCAAGTCGAAGGCACGGGCATCGGTTGGTTGGAAATGGTTCATCCGGACGACCGAGATGACGCTCGTCGACTCATCTTCTCGGCGCTGAATCAACGCAAACCATTCGAACATGATTTCCGACTTCAAAACGCCGACGGAAGCTATCGGTGGGCCATCGATGCGGGCCGGCCCAAGTTCGGCTCCAAAGGCGAATTCGAGGGATACATCGGAAGTGTGATCGATGTGCACGACCGCCATTTGGCCGAAGAATCACTTCGCCAACGTGCCTCAGATATCGAAGCCAGTGAAAGCCGGCTTCGATTGGCAGCTGAAACGACCGGTTTCGGAACCTATGACATCACGACCACGGGCTCCCAAGACATTTGGTCCGATGAGCTGTTTCGCATCCTTGGCCTGCCACCGGACGGTATCGCGGATGAAAACCGCTATGAGATGTTGGTGCATCCGGAAGATCGCGATCAATTCCGAGAAGCTTTGCAGCAATCCATGGCAGCGGATGGCCCCGATCGCCACTCGGTTGAGTTTCGCGTCATTCGGCCCGATGGCGAAACTCGCTGGCTCGTCGATACCGGCCGCACGTTTCGCGAAGGTATCGAACAAGATCGTCACGTTGTCCGCCGCGTCGGCACGGTTCAAGACATCACTGACCGCAAGGTTTTCGAACAATCGCTGCAACGCGCTAAACAAACTGCTGAGATGGCCAACCGTTCTCGCGGCGAGTTCCTGGCCAACATGTCGCATGAAATCCGAACACCGATGTCGGCCATCCTTGGTCACGCTGACATTCTGAACGATCACTTGAAGGATCCGGACAACTTGTTGGTCGTGGAAACGATCCGGCGAAACGGGAATTTCTTGCTGGCGATCATCAACGACATCTTGGATCTATCTAAAATCGATGCGGGCAAAATGGACCTGCAGATGCAATCCGTTCGGCCGGATACCATCGTGGGCGACATCCGATCTTTGATGGACGTTCGAGCCGCGGAAAAGGACCTGCCACTCAAAGTTGAATTTGCCGGCCCCATTCCGGAAACCATTCGCACCGACGCGATTCGGTTGCGTCAGATCCTTTTGAATCTGCTTGGCAACGCGATCAAGTTCACCAACGATGGCGAAGTGCGACTGCACATCCGCTATGACGAGCGATCCAAGCTGTTGAACTTCGATGTGATTGACACCGGTGTCGGCATTTCGCCGGACAAACTGGACACCTTGTTCGAACCGTTCACGCAAGTCGATAGCACTTCGACCCGGTCGTACGGTGGAACGGGATTGGGACTCACCATCTGTCGTCGATTGTCGCACGCGTTGGGCGGCCAAATCGATGTTTCTAGTCAACCTGGCAAGGGCAGCCGGTTCACCTTGTGCTTGAAGGTCAACGCCAGCGGCAAACTGGTCCAACCCAACCTCAACAGCCTACCAACTGTCGAAAAACCTCAGCCAGAGATTCAGCTGTCGACCAGTGTTTTAGTGGTCGATGACCGAAGGGACATCCGTTATTTGGCCCAACACTTCATCGAGAAAGCGGGCAGCACGGTTTACACAGCAACAAACGGACAGGAGGCGATCGACTTCATTGAATCGCCCGACTCACCGCCGGTCGACTTGATCGTGATGGACATGCAAATGCCGGTCATGGATGGATACGAAGCCACCACCGAACTCCGACGGCGCAAATGCAAATTGCCGATCATCGCTTTGACCGCCAACGCGATGAAGAGCGACCGCGAAGAATGCTTGGCGGCGGGTTGCACCGACTACACCACCAAACCGTTGGATCAACAGAAGCTGATTCAAATGATTGCCCGCCTGACCACCTAG